A section of the Campylobacter porcelli genome encodes:
- the lon gene encoding endopeptidase La, protein MSLVNLPIIVEDELFLYPFMITPIFLSDEKNIKALDLAIKDSTSVMVVCSKPSKDGERDFDSIYEFGVVGNVMRRVAMPDGRVKILFQGLNIGKIVMPIDIDPLTAKVQSVNLDDYDINRVKASLGVLKESVKNLSLLNHFFPPDLLRTIDDSNEANRVCDLVCSALHLKKDIAYKFFIEMNLEKKILDIIEYVNTQIETNKLQKEIKTKVTSKIDRANKEYFLKEQLKEIQRELGIDLDKEAQIAQYKNRLKSKQKFMSEDAYKEIDKNITKLSKLHADSAESSMTTSYLDWVLDIPFGNFSTKNLTVKDVQKELDSDHFGLEKPKRRIVEYFGLKELLHSRGLEDNNGAILCFVGPPGIGKTSLANSISNALKRELVRIALGGLEDVNELRGHRRTYIGAMPGRIVQGLIEAKSMNPVVVLDEIDKIARSYKGDPTAVLLEILDPEQNSKFRDYYLNFHIDLSKVIFIATANDASAIPAPLRDRMEFIWLNSYTPQEKFEIAKRYLWPNELKKHGLKSSEVTIKKDALNLLISDYTRESGVRNLRHRIADILRKSALEILNNTTQKVSITTKNLENYLDKKVFEIEIVGNKNEIGIANGLAWTAVGGDVLKIEAIKIKGKGAMQITGQLGDVMKESATIAFSLVKSLIDRGEIKIPKNLIQKDDKDKEKAVYDSYDLHIHVPEGATPKDGPSAGITMTTVIASILSDTPIYSDVAMTGEITLSGKVLPIGGLKEKLIAAYKAGVKRAIIPSKNYDRDLKDIPQQVIDNMDIIPVDTILDVLKIALVK, encoded by the coding sequence ATGAGTTTAGTAAATTTACCAATTATAGTTGAAGATGAGCTATTTTTATACCCATTTATGATTACGCCTATATTTTTAAGCGATGAGAAAAATATCAAAGCATTAGATCTAGCCATAAAAGACTCCACATCTGTAATGGTAGTCTGCTCCAAGCCATCAAAGGATGGAGAGAGGGATTTTGATAGTATATATGAATTTGGCGTAGTAGGCAATGTGATGAGACGGGTAGCTATGCCAGATGGTAGGGTAAAAATTCTATTTCAGGGATTAAATATCGGCAAGATAGTAATGCCTATAGATATAGACCCACTTACTGCTAAAGTACAAAGTGTAAATTTAGATGATTATGACATAAATAGAGTTAAGGCTAGTTTGGGTGTATTAAAAGAGAGTGTGAAAAACTTAAGCCTATTAAATCACTTTTTTCCACCAGATCTACTTCGTACTATTGATGATAGCAATGAGGCTAATAGGGTTTGTGATCTTGTATGTAGTGCCTTACATCTTAAAAAAGATATAGCGTATAAATTCTTTATAGAGATGAATTTAGAAAAGAAGATTTTAGATATTATAGAGTATGTAAATACTCAAATAGAGACAAACAAGCTCCAAAAAGAGATAAAAACCAAAGTTACTTCTAAAATCGATAGAGCCAATAAAGAGTATTTTTTAAAAGAGCAGTTAAAAGAGATTCAGCGTGAGCTAGGTATAGATTTAGACAAAGAAGCCCAAATAGCTCAATATAAAAATAGATTAAAAAGCAAACAAAAATTTATGAGCGAAGATGCTTATAAAGAGATTGATAAAAATATAACAAAACTAAGCAAACTCCACGCAGATAGCGCAGAATCTAGCATGACTACTAGCTATTTAGATTGGGTGCTTGATATTCCATTTGGCAATTTTAGCACTAAGAATTTAACAGTCAAAGATGTCCAAAAAGAGCTAGATAGCGATCACTTTGGATTAGAAAAGCCAAAAAGAAGAATTGTAGAGTATTTTGGGCTTAAAGAGCTTTTACATAGTAGGGGGCTTGAGGATAATAATGGAGCTATTTTGTGCTTTGTAGGACCTCCAGGGATTGGCAAAACTAGCTTAGCAAATTCAATCTCTAATGCCTTAAAGCGTGAGCTTGTGCGTATCGCACTTGGTGGATTAGAGGATGTAAATGAGCTAAGAGGTCATCGCCGAACATATATAGGAGCTATGCCAGGGCGAATTGTCCAAGGATTGATTGAAGCTAAGAGTATGAATCCTGTTGTGGTTTTAGATGAGATTGATAAGATTGCTAGATCTTATAAGGGCGATCCGACTGCTGTGTTGCTAGAGATATTAGACCCAGAGCAAAATAGCAAATTTCGTGATTACTACCTAAATTTTCATATAGATTTAAGCAAGGTGATATTTATAGCTACCGCAAATGACGCTAGTGCCATACCAGCACCACTTCGTGATAGAATGGAATTTATCTGGCTAAATAGCTATACTCCACAAGAGAAATTTGAGATAGCAAAGCGATATTTGTGGCCAAATGAGCTTAAAAAACATGGACTAAAAAGTAGCGAAGTAACAATCAAAAAAGATGCTTTAAATCTTTTAATTAGTGATTACACTAGAGAGAGCGGAGTAAGAAATTTGCGACATAGAATAGCTGATATATTAAGAAAATCAGCCTTAGAAATTCTAAATAACACAACTCAAAAAGTATCAATAACTACAAAAAATTTAGAAAACTATCTAGATAAAAAGGTATTTGAGATAGAGATTGTAGGCAATAAAAATGAGATTGGTATCGCAAATGGCTTAGCTTGGACGGCTGTTGGTGGAGATGTATTAAAGATAGAAGCCATAAAGATCAAAGGCAAAGGAGCTATGCAAATAACAGGTCAATTAGGCGATGTGATGAAAGAGTCTGCTACAATTGCTTTTAGCTTGGTTAAGAGCTTGATAGATAGAGGCGAGATTAAAATTCCTAAAAATTTAATCCAAAAAGACGATAAAGATAAAGAAAAAGCTGTATATGATAGTTATGACTTGCATATTCATGTCCCTGAAGGTGCCACGCCAAAAGATGGCCCAAGTGCTGGAATCACTATGACTACCGTGATTGCTTCTATTTTGAGCGATACGCCAATTTATAGCGATGTGGCTATGACTGGCGAGATCACGCTAAGTGGCAAGGTCTTGCCAATTGGAGGGTTAAAAGAGAAGTTGATAGCAGCTTATAAGGCTGGGGTTAAAAGAGCGATAATCCCTAGTAAAAATTATGATAGAGATCTAAAAGATATTCCACAGCAAGTCATTGATAATATGGATATTATCCCTGTAGATACGATTTTAGATGTGTTAAAGATCGCACTTGTAAAGTAG
- a CDS encoding catalase, whose amino-acid sequence MAKQLNTASGNPISSNQFSITAGARGPVLLQDYQLIEKLAFQNRERIPERTVHAKGSGAYGELEITEDISKYTKASVLQKGEKTKLFIRFSTVAGEAGAADAERDVRGFAIKFYTKEGNWDLVGNNTPTFFIKDGMKFPDFIHSQKRDPKTHLRSNNAAWDFWTLNPETMHQVMILMSDRGIPASYRHMHGFGSHTYSLINAKGERFWVKFHFKTRQGIKNLTNEEAAKIVANDRESHQRDLYNSIDKGDFPKWDFKIQIMTEEQANNCKFNPFDLTKIWPHAEYPLIPVGVMTLNKNPENYFNEVEQAAFSPSNIVPGIGYSPDRMLQARIFSYPDAQRYRIGVHYQQLNVNKPIVDVNNYYVGGSMNNGSYKQESHAYYEPNSFGGPVESDKFAEPDLAIGDVAQRFSHREYYADYYTDARSLYNILPADEKNRLYSNIAASMEGVKDEIIQRAINHFNQIDPSYADGVKVALAK is encoded by the coding sequence ATGGCAAAACAATTAAACACAGCTAGTGGAAATCCAATTAGCTCAAATCAATTTAGTATCACAGCTGGTGCTAGAGGGCCGGTGCTACTTCAAGATTATCAATTAATTGAGAAACTAGCATTTCAAAATAGAGAGAGAATTCCAGAAAGAACAGTCCATGCAAAGGGTAGTGGAGCTTATGGAGAATTAGAGATTACAGAAGATATATCTAAATATACAAAGGCTTCTGTTTTACAAAAAGGCGAAAAAACAAAATTATTTATCCGTTTTTCAACAGTTGCTGGAGAGGCTGGTGCAGCTGACGCTGAAAGAGATGTGCGTGGATTTGCTATCAAATTTTATACAAAAGAGGGCAACTGGGATCTAGTAGGAAATAACACTCCAACATTTTTTATAAAAGATGGTATGAAATTCCCAGACTTTATCCACTCACAAAAAAGAGATCCAAAAACTCATTTACGATCAAATAATGCCGCCTGGGATTTTTGGACTTTAAACCCTGAGACAATGCATCAAGTAATGATACTTATGAGCGATCGTGGAATTCCAGCTAGTTATCGCCATATGCATGGATTTGGCTCTCATACTTATAGCCTTATAAATGCTAAAGGTGAGAGATTTTGGGTTAAATTCCACTTTAAAACTCGCCAAGGTATAAAAAATTTAACAAACGAAGAAGCAGCAAAAATAGTCGCTAATGATAGAGAGAGCCACCAAAGAGATCTATATAATAGTATAGATAAAGGCGATTTTCCAAAATGGGATTTTAAAATACAAATTATGACCGAAGAACAAGCAAATAATTGCAAATTTAACCCATTTGATCTAACTAAAATTTGGCCTCATGCTGAGTATCCACTAATACCAGTTGGCGTGATGACTTTAAATAAAAATCCTGAAAACTACTTTAATGAAGTAGAACAAGCAGCATTTAGCCCAAGCAATATAGTTCCAGGTATTGGCTATAGCCCAGATAGAATGCTTCAAGCTAGAATTTTCAGCTATCCAGATGCTCAAAGATATAGAATAGGTGTGCATTATCAACAACTTAATGTAAATAAACCTATAGTAGATGTAAATAACTATTATGTTGGCGGATCTATGAATAATGGTAGCTATAAGCAAGAATCACACGCTTACTATGAGCCAAATAGTTTTGGTGGTCCAGTAGAGAGCGATAAATTCGCTGAGCCAGATCTAGCTATTGGTGATGTGGCACAAAGATTTAGTCATAGAGAGTATTATGCTGATTACTATACTGATGCAAGATCTCTATATAATATCCTTCCAGCTGATGAGAAAAATAGGCTTTATTCTAATATCGCAGCGAGTATGGAGGGGGTTAAAGATGAGATAATTCAAAGAGCTATTAATCACTTTAACCAAATTGACCCATCTTACGCTGATGGCGTAAAAGTAGCATTAGCTAAATAA
- a CDS encoding ankyrin repeat domain-containing protein → MITPEEEKRYEELCGYAFNFARNNETNELEKMIDAGLSPNLKNHKGDSLLMLAAYNGSLETTKMLIQKGARVDERNDRGQTPLAGVCFKGNLEMTKLLVENGADIDANNGMGLTPYSFAVMFNRQEIAKYLLSKSKKRGFLKIISLKFLNLIAKFKREKA, encoded by the coding sequence ATGATAACTCCAGAAGAAGAAAAGCGATATGAAGAGCTATGTGGATATGCCTTTAACTTCGCTAGAAATAACGAAACAAATGAGCTTGAAAAGATGATAGATGCGGGACTTAGTCCAAATTTAAAAAATCATAAAGGCGATAGCTTGCTTATGCTAGCAGCATATAATGGATCATTAGAAACTACAAAAATGCTTATCCAAAAAGGTGCTAGAGTAGATGAGAGAAATGATAGAGGGCAAACTCCTCTTGCTGGTGTGTGCTTTAAAGGTAATCTTGAAATGACAAAGCTTTTAGTCGAAAATGGTGCCGATATAGATGCAAATAATGGAATGGGGCTTACTCCATATAGCTTTGCTGTGATGTTTAATAGACAAGAGATAGCCAAATATCTACTAAGCAAGAGTAAAAAGCGTGGATTTCTAAAGATAATTAGCTTAAAATTTCTTAATTTAATAGCTAAATTTAAAAGAGAAAAAGCTTAA